Below is a window of Podospora pseudocomata strain CBS 415.72m chromosome 1 map unlocalized CBS415.72m_1.2, whole genome shotgun sequence DNA.
GGACAATGCATGGGCTTCAGCTTGAAGGGAACAGATGTGTTTGAATCTTTTCGGAAAGCAGGGGAAGGCGGGGCTCAAGATTGTGGATGCCAAGTTCCCGTGCCGAAAGGTGCTGCAggctgggatggatggagcgCAGGACGCGGCGGATGCAGCGTTTTTGTGTTTGGACTTACCTGAGCTGCCCGGGGAGCATGATGATATTTCGATCgtgtttgaggatgaggctggtAAAGTTGATGCTGCCTGGGATTTGACGAACCTGTTCATCTGCTAACATTGTGGCTTTACAGAACGTGATAAACTTGCTGCATGCTTGCCTGCACCAGTCAAGGGTGGCTCTAGGCTGATCCCAAGAGATGAAGGGGTCGAAGGGGTAAGTGGAATTCATGATGGTGGGGCGTTCAAAGATCAAAACAAGAAGGGGTTCAAGAGGTTGTTCATCAGGTCACACGAGATATATCCTCTAAATCTTATTAGTTAATGTTGCTACTTTGGATGGGACCAACAGGACAGGGCAAGATACATGAGTCTCTTGGTTGGAATAAGCAGTATTTTTGGGTGCATTatggaggaagagcaagacgGTCATCATCATACAGCGCGTTACAGTCATGTGTATGGTAGTATTAAAACATGCAATTCTTTTTGGAACCTTCTTCAGTCGCTCAGTTCCTTCATCAGTTGCTCAGTTGCCTTTCGCAAAGTAACCTTTCTTGTATATTACATGGAAGTGTATGTATGTGTACGCAGGCTTTAACGAAGGCCTGCTTGACAAAACGAGGGCCCAAGTCAAATACAGTCTAACGCTGCTCCGTGAAAGAAGTTTCATGACTAATTGAGATGATTAGCTGCAGCAAGTACGATTATTATGCGGCATTGCGGCGTGGGCATAAGCCTCCGGAGGCCCGGTCTGGTATCGCCATAATAGATGGAAGCCGGGCTGGGCGTCTTGGTCGGGCTCACTTAGCTGTGGCCTCGTGCTGGCCGCTGGCGGTGCTCAAAGCAAACCATAAACCAGGGCTTGGGATTTTTGCGATGAATGAGGTGTAGGCCCGGCCTCGCTTTCGAGTTTCTACGGCCTTGCGGCATAAGGTCGATGCGGGGAGCAAACAAGCGTGATGGGGCCGGGCGTGCCTGGCTGTTGGGGGTCGTCGCGGGCGGGCCGGTCATAGGCGGGCCGGGcgttgccggtggtggtcgttgtTTGACATTACTTGGACGACGAGCTCCTCGATCTCGCGTAGCATCTCGCAGATGTCTCGTGAGAGGCGTCGAAGTGGTTTctgggtggggaggggttcaTCCCTGTTCTTCGGGTCGAGGCCGGGTTCTGGTCAGAGGTTGGGCGGGGATCGTCTGCAGTGGGCTTGACGTGGCAGGGGGCAGCGAGTAAGCCGTGGCGGCGGGCCGATTTTGTAGAAGGGCAGTTGACGTGTTCGGTGCCGAGATGGGCGAGGAGTTGGCCATTTTTTGTGGGTTGGTTattttttcttgttgtgattgtgtggttttgggattggtggtggggatcgTTCAGGGTGTTTGGTTCATAGATTCGGGGGGATGGATGAACCAGATGGGGCTGAAATGTGCGATTCAAGAGTTTGGTGTTTGGCGTTGCGGTCCGGCAGGAGCCTGGGCGATGTCACTTGTTCGTACAGCGTTGGGTCTCTAATTGGTTTGACTGGGTGCCGGAGCAGAGTTGTGACGTGAGAGCTGCGAAAATACTTGGCCGAAGCTCGGTCCGGAAACAGACGGGGTTCCCATGATCGTCCCGTCTGTCTGGAACTGAGTTTGGATACTTGATCCCAGCCTCTGACAGAGCAATTGTTACAGTTCTCTGGCAGAACCATGGGCATCCCGTTCAACTATTTTGTTTGTCTGACGAAAGAGCCTCCGGCGACAATTGACTCTCTTCGGGCTGCAGGTTGTCCATGTCGGGCTTGGTCGGTTATGAATTATGGATTCCTCGGCATTCCACTCCACAACCACCGAGATCGTGCGGCCCAAATGTTAGGCTAGCGGTATTCGAATCCCTTGAGAGGAATTATGGCCCGGCCTTCCGCGTCGCAGGCTCGGATTGGATCGTACTTGGTCAGCGGCAATGTGTGGGGTGTGAAACCGGTCGGGGTAGGACGTAGCCCATCACCGACTATCGCCTTTGGCATTCATTTTCATGATTGCGAATGGCGGTGTCTGAGGGCTTCTTGATGCGGCGCACAGCACTTGGACGGCACTGAACGGCTGTGTGCCGTGACGGCAATGACCGGTAACGGCTCCGGATGGAGGGGCGCGGTGTCCGTGATGGGTTTGATAAGGTGATGGGGCGGGGGGCCGACGCGTGCTGCGACGGTCAAGATGACGGGGATTCTGGGCCGGCTGGGTCTGGTGACATCTGTCGTGGCTGTTCGAGACTTGTTCTCCAATGGCTAGATCTTCAACGGACTGGGTTTCGGTATTCGGATGGGGAGGGCAGGGCTGATGGTGTTCTTCCATGACTGCGTGTGGGTTTCGTAGTCGAGAGATTTTCCATTGGGATCTGCAGCACTGATGGGCCTCCGAGATGGGCTTGTGTGAGAGTGTCAGTATGATTCCGGAGATTGTTGATGGGTGGCGGTCGGGCGCGGACAGGGCTGTGAGAGCATTGGGGTGGGCCGATGGCGGCTACTCTGGCTCAGGAATGGGCCGATGAACAAGTACCTCCTCGGCTGGGCTCGGGATCTGGAAGAGCCATCTCGGTCAGGTTCGTGATTCGGGTGCCGACCCGATTCGCTCTCAAGCCCACGATGGCGCGGCTGGGACCGGCCAGGGCCAGAATTGCCGCAGTCGCCGGCCAGGGTTACTGGGCGCATTTGCTTTGATGTCGCTTGCCCAGGGCCACTTGGCTTTTGGACGGCTCACTCCATCGGTTTGAGGACATGGTTGGCTTAAGCTGTGTAACATTTGCTCGGGTTTCGAACCTTCCATggtttcctcctccttgggcaATCTCTAGGCCTCTTGTCGGGGCCAACTGGGTTCCGGCCCGTCTTGGCTGGGTCTTTGTTCTTGGTCCATTACATGTGGCCTTTCAGCATTTCCAGATTAAACTGGCATGATCCATATACTGACGGGCTTCGGTTTTACCGATATGCGGCGGCCAGCGACAGCAGACACTCCGGAATGTCGTACAGGCCAGCCGACATTGCTCTTCATAAGCCATTGGACAATTGACCAGCACCAAGCGTGGCTGCTGAGCAGCGTGTGCACGAGACGACAGGCGGCGGTTTCGCCGGGCTTAAGCGGCTTGAGGAGCTATCGAGGCTGCTCGG
It encodes the following:
- a CDS encoding uncharacterized protein (EggNog:ENOG503NXA2), with protein sequence MCLNLFGKQGKAGLKIVDAKFPCRKVLQAGMDGAQDAADAAFLCLDLPELPGEHDDISIVFEDEAERDKLAACLPAPVKGGSRLIPRDEGVEGVSGIHDGGAFKDQNKKGFKRLFIRSHEIYPLNLIS